Proteins encoded within one genomic window of Acomys russatus chromosome 5, mAcoRus1.1, whole genome shotgun sequence:
- the Osbpl5 gene encoding oxysterol-binding protein-related protein 5, with translation MKEEAFLQRRFSLCPPASTPQKTDPRKLPRNLLLGCENELGPITPGRDMESNGPSPPRDEEPLTPGSATKVPPAEYRLCNGSDKECTSPTTRVSKKDTLKAQKESYRQEKKRATKQLFSALTDPSVIIMADSLKIRGTLKSWTKLWCVLKPGVLLIYKTPKVGQWVGTVLLHCCELIERPSKKDGFCFKLFHPLDQSVWAVKGPKGESVGSITQPLPSSYLIFRAASESDGRCWLDALELALRCSSLLRLSTCKQGRDGEQGSSPDASPSSLYGLPTSATIPDQDLFPLNGSALENHLENDAFSDKSERENAEDSDAETQDHSRKTNESGSDPLDSPGGPQRGTTYVEQVQEELGELDETSQVETVSEENKSLMWVLLRQLRPGMDLSRVVLPTFVLEPRSFLSKLSDYYYHGDLLSRAVAEEDPYRRIKLVLRWYLSGFYKKPKGIKKPYNPILGETFRCRWLHPQTNSHTFYIAEQVSHHPPVSAFYVSNQKDGFCMSGSITAKSRFYGNSLSALLDGKAKLIFLNRKEEYTLTMPYAHCRGILYGTMTMELGGKVTIECKKNDLQAELDFKLKPFFGSNNSINQISGKIMSGEEVLARLTGHWDKDVFIKEEGSGGTELFWTPSEEVRRQRLKRHTVLLEEQSELESERLWQHVTRAIHEGDQHKATQEKSVLEEAQRQRAREHQQSLTPWKPQLFHLDPLTQEWRYRYEDHSPWDPLKDIVQYEQDGILHTLQRETVSGQTTFLGSPGSRHKGPGSDRRLRKASDQPSGNSQVTESSGSTPESCPDLSDEDFVPGSESPCPRCRREAHRLLMLQEAVLSIREAQQELHRHLSAMLSSTVRAGQAPAPSLLQNPRSWFLLCIFLTCQLFINYIFK, from the exons atgaAGGAGGAGGCCTTTCTCCAGCGCCGCTTCTCACTGTGTCCACCGGCCTCTACTCCACAGAAGACTGACCCCCGGAAACTCCCACGGAACCTGCTTCTGGGCTGTGAAAATGAGCTGGGGCCCATAACCCCAG GGAGGGACATGGAGTCCAACGGCCCATCCCCACCCAGAGATGAAGAACCCCTGACCCCAGGCTCTGCCACGAAGGTGCCACCG gCCGAGTACAGGCTATGCAACGGATCTGACAAGGAATGTACCTCCCCAACGACCAGAGTCTCCAAGAAGGACACTCTCAAG GCACAGAAGGAGAGCTACCGACAGGAGAAGAAGCGGGCCACGAAGCAGCTGTTCAGTGCCCTGACTGACCCCAGTGTGATCATCATGGCTGACAGCCTGAAG ATCCGAGGGACCCTGAAGAGCTGGACGAAGCTGTGGTGTGTGCTGAAGCCAGGCGTGCTGCTCATCTACAAGACGCCGAAGGTGGGCCAGTGGGTGGGCACGGTGCTGCTGCACTGCTGTGAGCTTATCGAGCGCCCCTCCAAGAAGGACGGGTTCTGCTTCAAGCTCTTCCACCCGCTGGACCAGTCTGTGTGGGCTGTAAAG ggcccCAAAGGTGAGAGTGTGGGCTCCatcacccagcccctccccagcaGCTATCTGATCTTCAGAGCCGCCTCGGAATCAGACG gccGCTGCTGGCTAGATGCTCTGGAGCTGGCCCTGCGCTGCTCCAGCCTGCTGCGACTGAGCACGTGCAAGCAGGGCCGAGATGGGGAGCAGGGGTCCTCACCTGATGCCTCACCCTCTTCTCTCTATGGGCTGCCCACTTCAGCCACCATCCCAGACCAAGACTTGTTCCC GCTGAACGGGTCTGCCTTGGAGAACCACCTGGAGAATGATGCGTTCTCAGACAAGTCAGAGCGAGAGAATGCTGAAGACTCAGATGCCGAGACCCAGGATCACAGCCGCAAGACCAACGAGAGTGGGAGTGACCCGCTGGACAGCCCTGGTGGGCCACAGAGGGGAACTACCTATGTGGAGCAGGtccaggaggagctgggagag CTGGATGAGACGTCCCAGGTGGAGACAGTGTCAGAGGAAAACAAgagcctgatgtgggtgctgctgCGACAGCTGCGGCCCGGCATGGACCTGTCACGTGTGGTGCTGCCCACCTTCGTGTTAGAGCCTCGTTCCTTCCTCAGCAAGCTCTCAGATTACTACTACCATGGGGACCTGCTCTCCAG GGCAGTGGCAGAGGAGGACCCCTACCGTCGCATCAAGCTTGTGCTACGGTGGTACCTGTCTGGCTTCTACAAGAAGCCCAAG GGCATCAAGAAACCCTATAACCCCATCCTGGGGGAGACCTTTCGCTGCCGCTGGCTGCACCCTCAGACCAACAGCCACACCTTCTACATAGCAGAACAG GTGTCCCACCATCCTCCTGTGTCCGCCTTCTATGTCAGCAACCAGAAAGACGGCTTCTGCATGAGCGGCAGCATCACGGCAAAGTCTAGGTTCTATG GGAACTCACTGTCAGCGCTTCTGGATGGCAAGGCCAAGCTCATCTTCCTGAACCGCAAGGAGGAGTACACCCTCACCATGCCCTATGCCCACTGCCGAG GGATCTTGTACGGCACCATGACCATGGAGCTGGGGGGCAAAGTGACCATTGAGTGCAAGAAGAACGACCTCCAGGCTGAACTGGACTTCAAGCTCAAG CCTTTCTTTGGGAGCAACAACAGCATCAACCAGATCTCTGGGAAGATCATGTCAGGGGAGGAAGTCCTGGCACGCCTCACTGGACACTGG GATAAAGATGTGTTTATCAAGGAAGAGGGCAGTGGAGGCACCGAGCTCTTCTGGACTCCGAGTGAGGAGGTCCGCAGGCAGCGGCTGAAGCGGCACACGGTGCTGTTGGAAGAGCAGAGTGAGCTGGAGTCCGAGAG gctctgGCAACACGTCACCAGAGCCATCCATGAGGGTGACCAGCACAAAGCCACACAGGAGAAGTCTGTGCTGGAAGAGGCACAGCGGCAGCGTGCCCGTGAGCACCAGCAGAGCCTCACTCCATGGAAGCCACAGTTGTTCCACCTGGACCCACTCACCCAGGAATGGCGCTATCGCTATGAGGA CCACAGCCCCTGGGACCCCCTGAAGGACATCGTCCAATATGAGCAAGATGGGATTCTTCACACTCTACAGAGGGAGACTGTGTCTGGCCAGACAACCTTCCTGGGAAGCCCAGGGTCTAGGCACAAG GGGCCTGGCTCTGACCGGAGGCTCCGCAAAGCCAGTGACCAGCCCTCTGGAAATAGCCAGGTCACCGAGAGCAGCGGCTCCACACCTGAGTCCTGCCCAGACCTCTCTGACGAGGACTTTGTTCCTG GTAGTGAGAGCCCATGTCCTCGGTGCAGACGAGAGGCACACCGGCTACTGATGCTACAGGAGGCAGTGCTGTCCATTCGGGAAGCTCAGCAAGAGCTGCATAG GCACCTCTCAGCCATGTTGAGCTCTACAGTGCGTGCTGGGCAGGCGCCGGCCCCCAGCCTCCTGCAGAACCCCCGCTCCTGGTTCCTGCTCTGCATCTTCCTGACATGTCAGCTATTCATTAACTATATATTCAAATAA